A window from Bufo bufo chromosome 1, aBufBuf1.1, whole genome shotgun sequence encodes these proteins:
- the LOC120987145 gene encoding olfactory receptor 6N1-like → MNQTVTGFVILGFSSLGSLRHPLFGILLFIYCLIIIGNVTIALIIWIEPRLHTPMYMFAGMLSFLDICYTAVTIPQILVIFWIGRVHIAFSGCLLQMYFFHSLGITENYLLTIMAYDRYIAICNPLRYSTIMTSRCCKCLVFACWLCGFLSPVTKLILVTFLPFCGSNEIHHLFCDLSPLLHLACADTFLNVITDFVINSCIIILTSAFIALTYTKILITIILMNSTEGRRKAFSTCAAHITVVLIFFGSVAFMYVRPQRVYAPEYDQLVTINYTILTPLLNPAVYSLRNKEIKGALKKYLQIY, encoded by the coding sequence ATGAACCAAACCGTTACTGGCTTTGTTATTCTGGGATTTTCAAGCTTGGGATCATTGCGTCATCCGCTCTTTGGAATTTTGCTTTTCATTTATTGTCTAATAATTATTGGTAATGTAACCATAGCTCTTATCATCTGGATTGAGCCACGTCTGCATACACCCATGTATATGTTTGCAGGAATGTTGTCCTTTCTAGATATATGTTACACTGCGGTCACAATTCCACAAATCTTGGTCATCTTTTGGATTGGAAGAGTCCATATTGCCTTCAGTGGCTGCCTActtcaaatgtattttttccattCTCTGGGGATAACTGAAAATTATCTTTTGACCATTATGGCCTATGACCGTTACATCGCCATTTGTAACCCTCTGAGATACTCTACTATCATGACTTCTAGATGCTGCAAGTGTCTTGTATTTGCTTGTTGGTTATGTGGCTTTTTGAGTCCAGTGACCAAACTGATTTTGGTAACTTTTTTACCATTCTGTGGATCTAATGAAATACACCATCTTTTCTGTGACCTGTCTCCTCTTTTACATCTCGCTTGTGCAGATACTTTTCTCAATGTTATTACTGACTTTGTCATCAACTCTTGCATCATTATTTTAACTTCTGCATTCATTGCCTTGACCTACACAAAAATCCTCATTACAATTATCTTGATGAACAGTACGGAAGGACGTAGAAAGGCGTTCTCAACATGTGCAGCTCATATTACAGTTGTGCTGATATTTTTTGGAAGTGTAGCCTTCATGTATGTAAGACCGCAGAGAGTTTATGCACCTGAATATGACCAACTGGTAACTATTAACTATACCATATTGACCCCATTGTTAAATCCTGCAGTGTACAGTCTAAGAAACAAGGAGATAAAGGGGGCACTTAAAAAATATCTTCAGATTTACTAG